The Octopus bimaculoides isolate UCB-OBI-ISO-001 chromosome 1, ASM119413v2, whole genome shotgun sequence genome contains the following window.
ctcatGTTTGTTTTAATGCATTTAGCATTGTGTGTATTAAATGTAAAACTTTGTGTTGAACATCGTGGACATTTAAACTTATCATAATTTAGGATTTGAGTCTATTTTAAGTTTCGGAGGGTCTTTAATATTAGTTTTTTTCTGAGTGGTTTGCACCATTCTGCGTTAACTGCGACATCTCAATTAGTGAGATTAATTACCAATAGGGTAACAAAATTATAGGTTTTACATGAATTATGTAAGTTCGGTAAAAATTCCGatatgaataaatagaaagaggagttagagaaatagatagatagatagatagatagatagatagatagatagatacatacatacatacattcatacatacatacatgcatgcatagagagagaggggggagcttgagagggagagagagagagggagagagagagagagNNNNNNNNNNNNNNNNNNNNNNNNNNNNNNNNNNNNNNNNNNNNNNNNagagagagagagagagagagagagagagagagagagagagagagagagagagagaagaagaacaTTTTAAACGGGGAAAAATGCATTTTCAAATTACTATTCACTATGAAATATGATGCTGGTGAGATAAttaagatatgtttaattttcgtTTCTCTAAACATTTTAAGCTCCATTAAAAACTTCATAttgatgaaattatattatttttgtgaaagattttaattgcTTACATTGATACGTGCTGCTGCACTTATGGCTTGGAAAGTAATTTCTctgaaatattaacatatttcatcaaattttccgaagtttatttcaaatttggAAATTTAGATCTTATGATCATTTTAATTTGAATACATTCTTAGACCCGGAATAAAGATTTATACAACGAAAAGAAGGAACCAATTGATTCTTTGAGACCAAGATGCAATGCTAAGTTCTTTGCAGAGCCAGAATATTAATTAGAACACATTGTTAGACCTGGAATAAAGATTTGTACAACGAAAAGAAGGAACCAATTAGTTCTTTGAGACCAAGATGCAATGCTGCATTCTTTGCAGAGCCAGGGGCACGAAGGGCGAAGATGGGCGTAGTGACAATAATCCACGGgtatttttttgcatttaataCTTATGTCAGAAAACGAACAGTTTAGTAAACAATTGTGGCCATACGTATGACTATGTTCATAGCAACTACAAGAACAGTCTTCGACATTTAGAATTCCAAAATTGTAACAAGCATTATGACCACAATCCCTTAAACTTCTGGTTTTATTGCAGCGTCTGTATGGTTCTTCCCCGTTTATGTTCCCTGCAGGAGCATAATTACAAACATAGAACGTGCCAATATTCGAACAAAGAGAGGCACCACAACCAATTAAAATCGATGTCGCCCACACTAACTGTGTGTATTGTGCTGTATTCTTCGAATGCTTTCTACCATATTTAAAATCCTTGCCTTCAGAACGCCAATAACGTATGACATCATACCATTTGGAAAATTTTGCAGCTATATTTTGACCAACATTATATTTCAAAGGTATACTTCTGTTCAGAATTTCGTCATTTTTCAGCACACAATTATCCGACCATTTCTGTGCTAAATAGGCCAGCTCATAATCCCAGTGCATTCTGAACATATTACAGGATGGTGGTTGAACTTTGACTCGAATAACATTGTGCAAAGCGATTATGATAGACTTCTGCACATCAGTCACAATCAACGATTCCTTCAACTTAGGCGACTTTTCTAAACATGCTGTGTGACCTCCTCTAATCCGAAATTGCTCGGAGCAATATGCTTCCGAAAGGCCGCTATGGGACATcaacagtaaaatgaaatatattgttgccaacaccatttttattttcaaattttccgaAATTTACTTTTTTCAGAAAACATTTCTCTTCTTACTGTAATTTGTGAGATTCCACAGTACCTTCTGCTGTTACGGAATTCCGAAacgaaatattattttaatattttcttacttGTCTTTCAAGTTTAACTTAAATTTGAACTTGGTGAAATTGGCAACGCTATATTCGGGGTTTGAAGATGGTCACGCGAGATTCATTGCTTCGTGCAAAAGAAATTCTTTACATTGAAGCAAGCAGCGTTCATTTTGCACACATTTGCACCAATTCCTTCATCACCGTTGGATAGAgtcaagaaaaataaattgtggAGAACTTAACAATATTTTGATTCCTCGCCTGATTTTTTCTGCAAAGAATTATTAAATCATGCTTATTCAGAGAAACAAATATGCCGTGTGTAAATGAAGGGAATTAATtaattagacaaaagaaacaaagaaacgcCGAACGTTAAAAACTGAAAATCTAAGGAACTTACAGGAATTATTCAAAGTCTGGCACAATACAGCTGTTTGCTTCGAAGCTGTTTCACCAAAAGCGAGGTATTTAATTCTATTCAATGATTTCATCAGAAAGGCTACTAAGAGTTGAAACGCCCCAATGCATTCATATTCACTAgccccaccaccactagcaccaccacaactactactaacaCCGCCGCCTCCACCACTTTTTAGTCTACATCTTTCTTAGTTAGACCTTGTCTACTGAGAAATTTTAGCCTCAGCTACAACATTCGTGTTGGGACCATCACTGATACTCTTTCTATCAAAccggaaaaaaatgaaaggcaaagtcgacctctttcatccttccgggatcaaTAAAAGAAACAGCATCAGTAGAGCCTTGAGGTCGATATGAAAGAGTGTCTCCACTCCCTCAAAGTTTCAAGCCCTgcacctattgtagaaaggatcattatctGCGTCTTACTTTTTAGATCTCTCCATTTTACTTGCTCCGGTTCATTCTGTAAGAACGAACAGCAACTTGCAGTCAAAGGTCGCACAGACTCTATTTCCAAGAAACCTAACACCCGAGAATCAATCTCAAGAGCCTAGCTGTCCCCAATTCAGctgttttctgagcatgttctaCCCTCATGTGTTCTGATGGGCTTCCTTTCACCATTAATGATTCTGCTCAAAAAATAACATTCCATGACAACTGTATTCATCGCCTTAATCCATTCTGCTCTGGCAGCCTAATAATAACGATCGAGCATGTGCTGCTCCCCAACAGGGCGAGAGTGCGTCATCTGAAATTCCGCCGTCATTTACGCCATGATTTCTTCAATGCTTTCATCCACTGATCTCATACAGAGGAAAATGGGAATAAGGTGTCAGAaccaccagtatttttttttatcaagacacCATCTTTGGAGGAGTTTGTCCCAAACGACTCAGAGGGTCTCTTCCACACTTAAAAGTTTGAGCTATCCTGCGCTGGGCACAGTAGACTCAGCTCCGCAGCTagtgagatgtatgtatatatatatatatatatatatatatata
Protein-coding sequences here:
- the LOC106871957 gene encoding cysteine-rich venom protein — its product is MNSKRIWNFIKAVTGNIPLLKNIAVYSTSKIIGNFGEIMHLMWIHLLLIMGLCEGIHSCPDMYSDSPQHVACLPPSPFLMKSVEVDTFDKKLILFLHNKYREDIKPGACAMFQLKWNEELAFLAQKWANNCEYQKSEREYNDVPGKYSLVQNIGLAYVSWGSVVNAWHAEINSFNYTYPGEGSENLKIKMVLATIYFILLLMSHSGLSEAYCSEQFRIRGGHTACLEKSPKLKESLIVTDVQKSIIIALHNVIRVKVQPPSCNMFRMHWDYELAYLAQKWSDNCVLKNDEILNRSIPLKYNVGQNIAAKFSKWYDVIRYWRSEGKDFKYGRKHSKNTAQYTQLVWATSILIGCGASLCSNIGTFYVCNYAPAGNINGEEPYRRCNKTRSLRDCGHNACYNFGILNVEDCSCSCYEHSHTYGHNCLLNCSFSDISIKCKKIPVDYCHYAHLRPSCPWLCKECSIASWSQRTNWFLLFVVQIFIPGLTMCSN